A stretch of Deltaproteobacteria bacterium DNA encodes these proteins:
- the cysS gene encoding cysteine--tRNA ligase, which translates to MLKIFNTKTGAKEEFKVSGNRVLMYVCGPTVYDLSHIGHARSAVSFDAVYRYLKYAGYEVKFAKNYTDIDDKIINRANKEGRTSEDVAAEFIKAYDEDMASLGVELPSIRPKATETIEKIIEVIERLVEKGFAYVMDGDVYYSVRKFKEYGKLSGKNIEDLEAGARVDVNERKNDPLDFALWKASKPNEPKWKSPWGEGRPGWHIECSAMCLEHLGETIDIHGGGKDLVFPHHENEVAQSEAAIGKTFARYWMHNGFVNIESEKMSKSLGNILTIKEVLKRNTAESVRLFLLSSHYRSPIEYSADSLVEAEAKASRFYKTLERVETECPEAVKNIPDKKNISAITGAMDDDFNTAAVVGEVFKEIADINRALDSGKKDVMAIAASLGIIKEAGKILGTFDKTPAAYFGELKAMAALPKEEIERLINERLEAKKNKDFKRADAIRAELKEKGIMLEDTASGTVWTVKN; encoded by the coding sequence ATGCTTAAAATTTTCAACACAAAGACAGGCGCAAAAGAAGAGTTCAAGGTCTCGGGCAACCGCGTGCTCATGTATGTCTGCGGCCCTACCGTATACGACCTAAGCCACATTGGACACGCAAGAAGCGCTGTGAGCTTCGATGCCGTGTACAGGTATCTAAAGTATGCCGGCTATGAAGTAAAGTTCGCAAAGAATTATACTGACATCGACGACAAGATAATAAACCGTGCCAATAAAGAGGGCAGGACATCCGAGGATGTCGCCGCCGAGTTCATAAAGGCCTACGACGAGGACATGGCATCTCTTGGCGTGGAGCTTCCAAGCATCAGGCCCAAGGCAACCGAGACAATAGAGAAAATCATCGAGGTCATAGAGCGGCTTGTTGAAAAGGGCTTTGCCTACGTGATGGACGGCGATGTTTATTATTCGGTAAGAAAGTTCAAGGAGTACGGAAAACTTTCGGGTAAGAACATCGAGGACCTCGAGGCAGGCGCGAGAGTAGACGTTAACGAGCGCAAGAACGACCCGCTCGATTTTGCGCTCTGGAAGGCATCGAAGCCAAATGAACCGAAGTGGAAGAGCCCGTGGGGCGAAGGCCGTCCGGGGTGGCACATAGAGTGCTCTGCCATGTGCCTTGAGCACCTTGGCGAAACAATAGACATCCACGGCGGCGGTAAGGACCTTGTGTTCCCGCACCACGAAAACGAGGTCGCGCAGAGCGAGGCCGCAATCGGCAAGACATTTGCCAGATACTGGATGCATAATGGGTTTGTGAATATCGAGTCAGAGAAGATGAGCAAGTCGCTTGGTAATATTCTTACCATAAAGGAAGTGCTAAAGAGAAATACCGCTGAAAGTGTCAGGCTCTTTCTTCTCTCCAGCCACTACCGCTCTCCGATAGAGTACTCGGCAGATTCGCTTGTTGAGGCCGAGGCAAAGGCCTCGAGGTTCTATAAAACGCTCGAGCGCGTCGAGACAGAGTGCCCGGAGGCAGTGAAGAATATCCCGGACAAAAAGAATATAAGCGCGATAACCGGGGCCATGGACGACGATTTTAACACCGCTGCAGTTGTGGGCGAGGTGTTTAAGGAAATCGCTGATATAAATAGAGCGCTTGATTCCGGTAAAAAAGACGTAATGGCAATTGCCGCTTCGCTCGGCATAATAAAGGAGGCAGGGAAGATACTTGGCACCTTCGACAAAACCCCGGCTGCTTACTTTGGCGAGTTAAAGGCCATGGCAGCTCTTCCAAAGGAAGAGATAGAGCGTCTTATAAACGAAAGGCTTGAGGCGAAAAAGAACAAGGACTTTAAGCGGGCAGACGCGATACGCGCCGAGTTGAAGGAAAAGGGCATTATGCTCGAGGATACAGCCTCGGGCACTGTATGGACAGTCAAAAACTAG
- a CDS encoding PilZ domain-containing protein, which yields MGNGKDNKNGDYVLLRPDRRRDTRKPILVLRVTEARSNVFFGYAKNISRGGLFISTVNPRKVGEEFKIAFDSPVDGKQIICNSAVAWIRNYSPETKLEAGMGMRFLDLNEEERKTIDEWVKLKPKKR from the coding sequence ATGGGAAATGGCAAGGATAACAAGAACGGCGACTACGTACTGCTAAGGCCCGACCGAAGGCGCGACACGCGTAAGCCGATACTCGTGCTTCGCGTAACAGAGGCACGCTCTAACGTCTTCTTTGGTTACGCAAAAAACATCAGCAGAGGCGGGCTCTTTATTTCGACCGTAAACCCAAGAAAGGTCGGTGAAGAATTCAAGATAGCCTTCGATTCCCCTGTGGACGGCAAGCAAATAATCTGCAACAGTGCGGTCGCATGGATAAGGAACTATTCACCGGAGACAAAGCTCGAGGCAGGCATGGGCATGAGGTTCCTTGATCTAAACGAAGAGGAAAGAAAAACAATCGATGAATGGGTAAAGCTCAAGCCGAAAAAAAGATAA
- the ftsY gene encoding signal recognition particle-docking protein FtsY encodes MVFDSIKAGLLKTRNAIVGGISSALGMAPTAETLEKLEESLLTADIGVETSTEIIEAIKTGSGKEPDALAGVIRSKIFDIMRTVEAPLSVAPQTPFVIMVLGVNGVGKTTTIGKLATYFSAKGKNVLIGAGDTFRAAAIEQLDVWCKRANCQVVKHSHGADPAAVAYDTIRSAISKKADVVILDTAGRLHTKTNLMEELKKIKRVMEKELPGAPHERLLVLDASTGQNALNQARLFNEAVGVTGIIVTKLDGTAKGGIIVPMARELKIPIRFIGVGESAEDLKEFNAKDFADAIV; translated from the coding sequence ATGGTTTTCGACAGCATAAAAGCAGGACTCTTAAAAACCCGTAACGCGATAGTCGGCGGAATATCCTCGGCCCTTGGCATGGCGCCGACAGCAGAGACACTTGAGAAGCTCGAGGAATCGCTTCTTACCGCAGACATAGGGGTCGAAACTTCCACGGAAATAATCGAAGCAATCAAGACGGGCAGCGGCAAAGAGCCGGACGCCCTTGCCGGAGTAATCCGCTCGAAGATTTTCGACATAATGAGGACGGTTGAGGCGCCGCTCTCCGTGGCCCCCCAGACTCCTTTTGTAATAATGGTGCTCGGCGTAAACGGGGTTGGCAAGACAACCACCATCGGAAAGCTTGCAACGTATTTTTCCGCCAAAGGTAAAAACGTGCTCATTGGCGCTGGCGACACCTTTCGCGCAGCGGCCATAGAACAACTAGACGTCTGGTGCAAACGTGCGAACTGCCAGGTCGTAAAGCACTCGCACGGCGCAGACCCTGCGGCGGTTGCCTACGACACCATACGCTCGGCAATATCCAAAAAGGCCGATGTCGTAATCCTCGACACAGCCGGAAGGCTGCATACGAAAACCAACCTCATGGAAGAACTAAAAAAAATAAAGCGCGTCATGGAAAAGGAACTCCCCGGCGCGCCACACGAAAGGCTTCTCGTGCTCGACGCCTCGACCGGCCAGAACGCCCTTAACCAGGCGCGCCTCTTTAACGAGGCCGTCGGGGTGACCGGCATAATAGTGACAAAACTCGACGGCACGGCAAAGGGCGGCATAATCGTGCCAATGGCCAGGGAGCTGAAAATTCCCATCCGTTTCATCGGGGTTGGAGAGAGCGCCGAAGACTTAAAGGAATTCAACGCAAAGGATTTCGCTGACGCCATAGTGTAG
- the ispD gene encoding 2-C-methyl-D-erythritol 4-phosphate cytidylyltransferase → MNSQRPRAAAVIPSAGFGKRLGSRKKAFLELNGRPMLAHTLRPFEDSSFVDAVVVVVPPGDVEMCVEEVITKFGFKKVLKVVEGGKERQDSVRNGFEVIKDSFDIVLVHDAARPLVTVKLIDEVIAAVIKHKAAIPGIKPKDTIKEVSDGRVKATIDRDKLISVQTPQGFAVDVLKKAFDAALKDNYIGTDESSLVERLSIAVTVVEGLPENIKVTTPVDIAVAEGLLNGTTPVDITVVEELMEAKKFVAKELLKGREKLRENP, encoded by the coding sequence ATGAACTCACAAAGGCCAAGGGCCGCTGCCGTAATTCCGTCTGCAGGGTTTGGTAAACGGCTCGGTTCCAGGAAAAAGGCGTTTCTTGAGCTTAACGGGCGTCCAATGCTCGCGCACACGCTTAGACCATTCGAGGACTCGTCGTTTGTCGACGCAGTCGTGGTCGTTGTTCCTCCCGGAGACGTTGAGATGTGCGTGGAAGAAGTCATTACGAAGTTTGGCTTTAAAAAAGTTTTGAAGGTGGTCGAGGGCGGCAAGGAGCGGCAAGATTCGGTAAGAAATGGCTTCGAGGTTATAAAGGATTCCTTTGATATTGTCCTTGTGCACGACGCTGCAAGGCCGCTTGTTACTGTAAAGCTTATAGACGAGGTGATAGCAGCGGTGATAAAACACAAGGCAGCCATTCCGGGCATAAAACCGAAGGACACGATAAAGGAAGTATCAGATGGCCGGGTGAAGGCTACCATAGATAGAGATAAGCTCATTTCCGTGCAAACGCCGCAGGGCTTTGCCGTAGATGTTTTAAAAAAGGCATTTGACGCGGCCCTAAAAGACAATTACATCGGCACGGACGAAAGCTCGCTTGTCGAGCGGCTAAGCATTGCCGTAACGGTTGTCGAGGGGCTGCCGGAGAACATCAAGGTCACAACGCCAGTCGACATAGCCGTTGCCGAAGGGCTTTTGAATGGCACAACACCCGTTGACATAACCGTTGTCGAAGAGCTCATGGAGGCCAAAAAATTCGTTGCCAAAGAGCTTTTGAAGGGCAGGGAAAAGCTAAGAGAAAACCCTTGA
- the ispF gene encoding 2-C-methyl-D-erythritol 2,4-cyclodiphosphate synthase, protein MRIGFGYDVHRYKEGRPFVLGGVRIECAYGPDGHSDADVLLHAVIDAILGAAGLGDIGRHFPPTDNTYKDISSLVLLEKTIAEIKKKKLKVHNIDSTVVCEEPKLLPYIDRIRETIAKAVGCSAEMVNVKGKTEEGLGFTGSKLGIKAYAVVLLVDNA, encoded by the coding sequence ATGCGCATAGGATTCGGTTACGACGTACATAGATATAAGGAAGGCAGGCCGTTTGTGCTCGGAGGCGTGAGGATAGAGTGCGCCTATGGCCCTGACGGGCATTCCGATGCCGATGTTCTTCTTCATGCGGTAATCGACGCGATACTCGGGGCTGCCGGGCTTGGCGACATAGGCCGCCATTTTCCTCCAACCGACAACACGTATAAAGACATATCCAGCCTCGTGCTTCTTGAAAAGACCATAGCCGAGATAAAGAAAAAGAAGCTTAAGGTACATAATATCGATTCCACCGTCGTATGCGAGGAGCCGAAGCTTTTGCCTTACATTGACAGGATACGCGAGACAATTGCAAAGGCGGTTGGCTGCAGCGCGGAGATGGTGAACGTAAAGGGCAAGACAGAGGAAGGCCTCGGGTTTACGGGCTCGAAGCTTGGCATAAAGGCCTATGCAGTTGTTTTGCTCGTTGATAATGCTTAA
- a CDS encoding PAS domain-containing protein, with the protein MSIQNLVLRSVNASEAEFDRISHALDENIGQVDSVLYGLKHGDARYGTSGFAENEEIIKSLNATEAGWGNVKTALKEFKDKKVSRSKRTEILDVLIPGLINQIDDNVRLMSAHYAANVMRMKTMTAAFAVFFVVCFLIMYLINRRIVVEPLENTVLGMECLAKGNYNYQLDEKGTVELADIAAYYNAAVAMLKDSIAHYIEILESLPDCVVELDRAGRIKYANHGAMRLLKKSGSGLLGARFGDFMDKSADLDYKAFLAAVFDGRPQEPREFGGSKDGIWDITAVPLASGGKIESALLVARDVSEKKRLMDEAVEARVRAEESEQKLKAAIKNLEDLAILAVKREMHKQEAGTFGSQTLRERGVKDDFREET; encoded by the coding sequence GTGTCTATACAGAATCTTGTTTTAAGGTCTGTGAATGCTTCGGAGGCTGAATTTGATAGAATTTCCCATGCGCTGGATGAAAACATCGGGCAGGTAGACAGCGTTCTCTATGGCCTCAAGCACGGAGATGCCAGGTATGGAACATCGGGTTTTGCCGAGAATGAGGAAATAATAAAAAGCCTTAATGCAACTGAGGCGGGCTGGGGGAACGTAAAGACCGCATTAAAGGAGTTTAAAGATAAGAAAGTCAGCAGAAGTAAGCGGACGGAGATCCTCGATGTATTGATTCCGGGCCTGATAAACCAGATAGACGATAATGTGCGGCTTATGTCCGCGCATTATGCGGCAAATGTCATGCGAATGAAGACCATGACAGCGGCCTTTGCCGTATTCTTCGTTGTGTGTTTTTTGATAATGTATCTTATTAATCGTAGAATCGTTGTCGAGCCGCTTGAAAACACGGTTCTTGGCATGGAGTGCCTTGCCAAAGGTAATTATAATTATCAACTTGACGAAAAAGGAACTGTCGAGTTGGCCGATATCGCGGCATATTATAACGCGGCAGTTGCTATGCTGAAGGACTCCATAGCGCATTATATTGAGATACTCGAGTCATTGCCCGACTGCGTTGTAGAACTTGACCGGGCCGGCAGGATAAAGTACGCGAACCACGGGGCGATGAGGCTTTTAAAGAAAAGCGGCAGCGGGCTCCTTGGCGCGCGCTTTGGCGATTTCATGGATAAGTCAGCGGACTTGGATTATAAAGCGTTCCTGGCCGCTGTGTTCGACGGAAGGCCGCAGGAACCAAGGGAGTTTGGCGGCAGCAAAGACGGTATATGGGATATAACCGCAGTGCCGCTTGCATCGGGCGGAAAAATCGAGTCTGCGCTGCTTGTTGCCAGAGATGTGAGCGAAAAAAAGCGTCTTATGGACGAGGCCGTAGAGGCAAGGGTCAGGGCCGAGGAAAGCGAGCAAAAACTGAAGGCGGCAATAAAGAATCTCGAGGACCTGGCCATACTTGCCGTAAAAAGGGAAATGCATAAACAGGAGGCCGGAACATTCGGCAGCCAAACGCTTCGAGAGCGGGGCGTTAAGGACGATTTTCGGGAAGAGACGTAA
- a CDS encoding nitroreductase family protein — MDKNTEIFYAISKKRKSIRAFKPDSISDEITSRLLEELRNSESAANRQPWHFIVLKGEDKKRFDHVFTKDGFKTAPLCIVGCAEPKQAWVRKSDNANYAEIDVTIALTRMISAATAEGIGSCWIAAFDPIEVRKTLSLPDAVVPVGIIALGYPETELKVEEKPRKPLKEILHHGKWQG, encoded by the coding sequence ATGGATAAGAACACCGAAATATTCTACGCAATCTCCAAAAAACGCAAAAGCATCCGCGCGTTCAAACCCGACAGCATAAGCGACGAAATAACCTCGCGCCTTCTTGAAGAACTTAGAAACTCGGAAAGCGCGGCAAACCGGCAGCCCTGGCACTTTATCGTGCTAAAAGGCGAGGACAAGAAACGCTTTGACCACGTGTTTACAAAAGACGGCTTTAAGACAGCGCCGCTTTGCATCGTTGGCTGCGCAGAGCCAAAGCAGGCCTGGGTAAGGAAATCCGACAACGCCAACTACGCGGAAATCGACGTGACCATAGCACTTACGAGAATGATAAGCGCCGCAACTGCAGAAGGCATCGGAAGCTGCTGGATAGCGGCATTCGACCCGATTGAAGTAAGAAAAACCCTTTCTTTACCCGACGCCGTAGTACCCGTCGGCATCATAGCCCTTGGATACCCCGAGACCGAACTCAAAGTGGAAGAAAAACCGCGCAAACCTCTAAAGGAGATACTCCACCATGGGAAATGGCAAGGATAA